A portion of the Dehalococcoidia bacterium genome contains these proteins:
- a CDS encoding amidohydrolase family protein: MTTGSDYLLITADRVIDSTGGPPIDNGAVLVHDGKIASVGRASEVAAPEGASVESHHYPGCTVLPGMVDCHTHHNGFGDGRFGDELTLLADEILTVQAARNARASLYSGVTTIRENGPKNVTMFRLRDSINAGLTLGPRMVLCGRPVAIIGGHMGYFGGEVTGPDQTRALARQLIKEGADYIKITATGGSTRTSFPLRPSFTVDELNAVTEEARKVGKLTATHCLSSQGIANSLDADVDMIIHCAFKDGDGTDNFRQDIAERIGEQGVYVNPTLHVGRSSAWILGHKRDDVGLTPQEEADLDGTRRSMEVKLDHSRRMIEMGLKVITGSDSSWGNYKLGNTVYEAELLVHAGYTHMQGVLSVTSWAAAALDMDDKVGTLEPGKLADVLVVDGNPAEDINDLWNVREVFFGGRKLERGSDESLAAVRQQPAPL, translated from the coding sequence ATGACCACGGGCTCCGACTACCTACTGATAACCGCGGATCGCGTAATCGACTCCACGGGCGGACCACCGATCGACAACGGTGCGGTACTCGTCCACGACGGCAAAATCGCCTCTGTTGGACGGGCATCCGAGGTTGCGGCTCCCGAGGGAGCTTCCGTGGAGTCCCACCACTACCCGGGCTGCACGGTCCTGCCTGGAATGGTCGACTGCCATACGCACCACAATGGCTTTGGCGACGGCAGGTTCGGCGACGAACTCACGCTGCTCGCAGACGAAATCCTGACCGTGCAGGCAGCTCGAAACGCTCGGGCGAGCCTCTACTCAGGGGTCACGACGATCCGCGAAAACGGCCCCAAGAACGTGACGATGTTCAGGCTGAGGGACTCTATCAACGCCGGACTTACACTTGGTCCTCGCATGGTGTTGTGCGGTCGGCCAGTCGCGATCATCGGCGGTCACATGGGCTACTTCGGAGGCGAGGTTACTGGCCCTGACCAGACCCGAGCCCTCGCGAGGCAGCTAATCAAGGAGGGCGCGGACTACATCAAGATCACCGCTACCGGCGGCAGCACTCGCACCTCGTTCCCTCTCAGACCGTCCTTCACTGTCGACGAACTTAACGCTGTGACCGAGGAGGCACGCAAGGTCGGCAAACTCACCGCAACCCACTGCCTGTCTTCTCAGGGAATCGCAAACTCACTTGACGCAGATGTAGACATGATCATCCACTGCGCCTTCAAGGATGGAGACGGCACTGACAATTTCCGCCAGGACATCGCCGAGCGCATAGGCGAGCAGGGCGTTTACGTCAATCCCACACTCCATGTTGGACGTTCAAGCGCATGGATACTCGGTCATAAGCGAGATGATGTTGGTCTGACGCCCCAGGAGGAGGCGGATCTTGATGGGACCCGCCGAAGCATGGAAGTAAAGCTGGACCACTCGCGCAGGATGATCGAAATGGGCCTGAAAGTCATCACCGGCTCCGACTCCTCGTGGGGAAACTACAAGCTGGGCAACACCGTCTACGAAGCCGAGTTGCTCGTTCATGCCGGGTACACGCACATGCAGGGTGTGCTGTCGGTCACCAGTTGGGCCGCTGCCGCCCTGGACATGGATGACAAGGTAGGTACGCTCGAACCCGGCAAGCTGGCCGACGTGCTGGTGGTTGACGGAAATCCTGCCGAAGACATCAACGACCTCTGGAACGTCCGAGAGGTCTTCTTCGGTGGCCGGAAACTCGAGCGCGGCTCAGACGAGTCGCTCGCCGCGGTCCGCCAGCAACCTGCCCCTCTGTAG
- the moeB gene encoding molybdopterin-synthase adenylyltransferase MoeB has translation MTTTTVRPLTPYQVRRYSRHIIMPQVGSVGQRKLIDAKTLIVGAGGLGSPIAIYLTLAGVGTIGLVDFDTVDVTNLQRQVLHYDGDIGKPKVQSAVETLNAYNPETNVITHEEPLTSDNAMEIMADYDIVINGADNFPARYLVNDAAYLSNKPLVDGSILLFDGMATVFLPGQGCYRCLFPTPPPPGEVPSCAEAGVLGMLPGMVGTIQATETVKHILGIGESLSGRLLLIDALEMDFRAVKLRRNPECPLCGDNPTVTELIDYVQFCGGAPLTG, from the coding sequence ATGACAACTACAACGGTCAGGCCCCTGACTCCCTACCAGGTGAGAAGGTACAGCCGCCACATCATCATGCCCCAGGTGGGCAGCGTCGGACAGCGGAAATTGATCGATGCAAAGACGCTGATCGTAGGCGCCGGAGGGCTGGGGTCGCCGATAGCGATATACCTTACACTCGCCGGAGTGGGGACAATAGGACTGGTGGACTTCGATACCGTCGACGTGACCAACCTGCAGCGCCAGGTGCTCCACTACGACGGCGACATCGGCAAGCCGAAGGTACAGTCGGCGGTTGAGACGCTCAACGCTTACAACCCTGAGACCAACGTCATAACTCATGAGGAGCCACTGACGTCCGACAACGCGATGGAGATCATGGCGGACTACGACATCGTGATCAATGGGGCCGACAACTTCCCGGCTCGGTACCTCGTGAACGACGCAGCTTACCTGTCCAACAAGCCACTGGTGGACGGCAGCATCCTGCTGTTCGACGGCATGGCAACCGTATTCCTTCCGGGCCAGGGATGCTATCGCTGCCTGTTCCCGACGCCTCCGCCTCCGGGTGAGGTCCCAAGCTGTGCCGAAGCGGGCGTGCTCGGAATGCTCCCCGGAATGGTGGGTACGATCCAGGCGACCGAGACAGTCAAACACATCCTGGGCATCGGCGAGTCACTATCGGGACGGCTGCTGCTGATCGACGCGCTGGAGATGGACTTCAGGGCCGTCAAGCTGAGGCGCAATCCTGAGTGCCCGCTGTGCGGCGACAACCCGACGGTTACCGAACTGATCGACTACGTACAGTTCTGCGGGGGAGCGCCGCTTACCGGATAG
- a CDS encoding ABC transporter ATP-binding protein, whose product MQAGDRDPLVVASSVHKTYSSGKGVKVHALRGIDLRVDKAEVVGIMGPSGCGKTTLLNCLSGIDNIDEGEITIGGVSLNEMDDDSRTDYRAEEMGFVFQLYNLLPVLSSVENVELPMLVSGSKPAVARSRAMESLDLVGLTDWAGHRPAELSGGQRQRVTIARALVNEPEIVWADEPTGDLDSETAQEIMDLILDLNRKNSQTFIIVTHAPEIGEQCHRIVRMRDGQVESDGLQTR is encoded by the coding sequence ATGCAGGCGGGAGATCGGGATCCGCTGGTAGTCGCCAGCAGTGTCCACAAGACATATAGCAGCGGCAAGGGTGTGAAAGTGCACGCACTACGTGGAATCGATCTTCGCGTCGATAAGGCAGAGGTCGTGGGAATCATGGGACCGAGCGGATGCGGGAAGACCACGCTCCTGAACTGCCTGTCCGGGATCGACAACATTGACGAGGGCGAGATCACGATTGGCGGCGTGTCTCTGAATGAGATGGACGACGACAGCAGGACCGACTACCGCGCTGAAGAGATGGGGTTCGTGTTCCAGCTCTACAACCTTCTGCCTGTGCTGAGCTCGGTGGAGAACGTAGAGTTGCCGATGTTGGTCAGCGGGTCAAAGCCAGCCGTGGCTAGATCGAGGGCGATGGAGTCGTTAGACCTGGTAGGGCTAACAGACTGGGCCGGTCATCGACCTGCCGAACTCTCAGGGGGTCAGAGACAGCGCGTGACCATTGCCCGAGCCCTGGTCAATGAGCCTGAAATCGTCTGGGCGGATGAACCGACAGGTGACTTGGACTCGGAGACTGCGCAAGAGATTATGGACCTGATTCTCGACCTGAACCGGAAGAACAGCCAGACATTCATCATAGTCACGCACGCACCGGAGATCGGAGAGCAGTGCCACCGGATAGTACGGATGCGAGACGGCCAAGTAGAGAGCGACGGGCTGCAGACTAGATGA
- a CDS encoding NAD(P)H-binding protein, which yields MSESLTHMVTGATGYTGRYIARRLLEEGHTVQSITGHPQRDNPFGDQVALHPFNFDRPDLLRETLSGTDTLFNTYWIRVNYGDRTHERCVEETRILFNAAKDAGVRRIVHVSVTNPDPDSPLPYFRGKGQLEEELRGLGISYAILRPTLLFSTEDILLNNIAWTIRKFPVVLLPGTGNYGIQPIFVEDLADLAVEASCSRENVEIDAVGPEVFAYAEMVKMVRDKIGSRCLVMPSPKWLTYAAGRFLGVFLDDIVLTMDEIRGLSAGLLVSRSGAEPPADTKLSEWLDLNGANLGLRYASEVRRHYR from the coding sequence GGGGCAACAGGATACACCGGACGCTACATTGCTCGACGTCTTCTCGAAGAAGGGCACACTGTCCAGTCCATTACGGGCCACCCGCAGCGCGACAACCCATTTGGAGACCAGGTAGCGCTTCATCCGTTCAATTTCGATCGCCCCGACCTGCTCAGGGAAACCCTGTCAGGCACCGATACGCTTTTCAACACCTACTGGATACGTGTCAACTACGGTGACAGGACCCACGAACGTTGCGTCGAGGAGACACGTATCCTGTTCAACGCCGCCAAAGACGCTGGAGTCAGGCGCATCGTCCACGTCAGCGTTACGAATCCAGACCCAGACTCACCCCTCCCTTACTTCAGAGGCAAGGGACAACTTGAAGAAGAATTGCGCGGACTCGGTATTTCATACGCCATTCTCCGCCCGACCCTCCTCTTTAGCACTGAGGACATTCTCCTAAACAACATCGCGTGGACGATTCGAAAATTCCCTGTTGTGCTGCTCCCAGGCACAGGAAACTATGGCATACAGCCGATCTTCGTAGAAGACCTCGCTGACCTTGCAGTCGAGGCGTCTTGCTCACGTGAGAACGTCGAGATTGACGCGGTCGGCCCCGAGGTCTTCGCCTATGCCGAGATGGTGAAGATGGTTCGGGACAAGATCGGCTCCAGGTGCCTTGTAATGCCTTCACCCAAGTGGCTCACCTACGCCGCCGGGCGGTTTCTAGGTGTCTTCCTGGATGACATAGTTCTCACCATGGACGAAATAAGGGGCCTGTCTGCTGGGCTCTTGGTTTCCAGGTCAGGTGCCGAACCCCCAGCGGACACTAAGCTATCAGAGTGGCTGGACCTGAACGGAGCTAATCTAGGCCTGAGATATGCATCCGAGGTTCGTCGCCACTACCGTTGA
- a CDS encoding glutamate dehydrogenase has protein sequence MKNSSRQSTFCGVNVFLDRAAERLGLADGVRDMLARPWRELRVSVPVRMDDGSIEVFNGYRIQHNGVRGPYKGGVRYHPEVDQEEVCALASLMTWKTAIVDIPFGGAKGGVQCDPRLLSTEELNRLTRRYTVNIEHFLAVNRDIPAPDLGTNAQTMAWMMDAYGQIHGYTPGIVTGKPVELGGSVGREQATGRGVVFVMRGAAADLGMDPEGARIVIQGFGNVGSWTARIAGELGCKVVAISDVYGGVYNDTGLDIDALVAHSEEAGTVVGFKGADYIDNAELLELDCEVLVPAAVGRVVNEDNAPRIRADLVVEAANHPVTPEADAILEDRGVIVIPDILVNAGGVIVSYFEWTQNLYQHKWTLDEVNEELDAIITKAYRTVRETAISEGISYRDAAFLVGVGRVAEVSQLRGFI, from the coding sequence ATGAAGAATAGCTCACGTCAGTCTACTTTCTGTGGTGTAAATGTCTTCCTCGACCGTGCCGCCGAAAGGCTCGGTCTTGCTGATGGCGTGCGAGATATGCTCGCCCGACCCTGGCGTGAACTTCGCGTGTCTGTCCCTGTGAGAATGGACGACGGGTCAATCGAGGTCTTCAACGGCTACCGGATTCAACACAACGGCGTCAGAGGACCTTACAAGGGAGGTGTGCGGTACCACCCTGAGGTTGATCAGGAGGAGGTCTGCGCTCTCGCATCTCTCATGACTTGGAAGACGGCCATTGTAGACATTCCCTTCGGTGGCGCCAAGGGGGGAGTCCAATGTGATCCCCGCTTGCTGAGCACCGAAGAACTGAACCGGCTCACGCGACGTTACACCGTTAACATCGAGCACTTTCTGGCAGTGAACCGCGACATACCTGCCCCTGATCTCGGCACCAACGCACAGACAATGGCCTGGATGATGGACGCCTACGGGCAGATTCATGGCTACACTCCGGGGATCGTCACAGGCAAGCCCGTCGAGCTGGGTGGCTCGGTGGGCCGTGAACAGGCGACAGGCAGGGGAGTGGTCTTCGTGATGCGCGGCGCCGCTGCCGACCTCGGAATGGACCCGGAGGGCGCGCGTATAGTCATCCAGGGATTCGGCAACGTCGGTTCATGGACAGCCCGGATTGCTGGAGAGCTGGGCTGCAAGGTAGTGGCGATATCGGACGTCTATGGCGGCGTTTACAACGACACCGGACTCGACATCGATGCCCTAGTCGCCCATTCGGAAGAGGCTGGCACGGTTGTCGGATTCAAGGGCGCCGACTATATCGACAACGCTGAACTTCTTGAGTTGGACTGTGAGGTGCTGGTTCCGGCAGCAGTCGGTCGCGTCGTCAACGAAGACAATGCTCCGCGTATCCGGGCTGATCTGGTTGTCGAGGCCGCCAACCATCCTGTCACTCCAGAAGCGGACGCCATTCTCGAAGATCGCGGAGTGATCGTGATTCCTGACATTCTGGTCAACGCCGGCGGCGTAATCGTCTCCTACTTCGAGTGGACACAGAACCTGTACCAGCACAAGTGGACGCTAGACGAGGTCAACGAAGAGCTGGACGCAATCATCACAAAGGCATACAGGACCGTACGTGAGACCGCTATATCAGAGGGGATCAGCTACAGGGACGCGGCCTTCCTGGTAGGTGTGGGCCGGGTGGCCGAGGTATCTCAGCTCAGGGGATTCATCTAG
- a CDS encoding trehalose-6-phosphate synthase: protein MPVVPRLTAELRSDYYSAMGRLVMVSNRVPAASDLDPSNRGAGAVGGLVSAVRASLVETGGMWVGWSGRAVPRRSRNGSEVAQTPGVVDLATIDLTSDEINLFYNGFSNRTLWPILHSFIERTQIRPDTYRAYRRVNRRYATALGSVLSDDDLVWIHDYHLFFVGEELRRLGWKGKLGFFLHIPFPAADIFSILPWSRDILASMLSFDLIGVHTRRYLFNLVDAFGSELGGDWNGIDLGYGERSSRLGVYPIGIDPSTFQNAARSSSESLKRMLNLDPSTQVIIGVDRLDYTKGIPHRLQAYSRMLEQHRQIQGKVTFVQISNPSRARVPEYIRERETVERLTGEINGRYSDGAWIPVRYLYRQFSQESLAAFYRDADVNMVTPIRDGMNLIAKEFVVSQLDDPGVLMLSSLTGAAAELTDAVIVNPYDIDGMARSLYNALRMPLAERKSRWQRMNEAVIRNTASGWSSTFTSDLETANLGLLARTSVLKFGY, encoded by the coding sequence GTGCCCGTAGTTCCACGGTTGACGGCTGAGTTGCGCTCAGACTACTATTCGGCCATGGGACGGCTCGTAATGGTTTCCAACCGGGTCCCGGCGGCTTCTGACCTGGATCCGTCGAACAGAGGGGCGGGCGCCGTTGGAGGCCTTGTTAGCGCCGTACGTGCCTCCCTGGTCGAGACCGGTGGCATGTGGGTCGGCTGGAGCGGCCGTGCCGTTCCCCGACGATCCAGGAATGGAAGCGAAGTTGCTCAAACCCCCGGCGTCGTGGATCTGGCCACCATCGATCTCACGTCCGACGAAATCAATCTTTTCTACAACGGCTTCTCTAACCGTACCCTCTGGCCAATCCTTCACAGCTTCATCGAGCGTACTCAGATCCGCCCTGACACTTACCGGGCGTACAGACGCGTAAATCGAAGGTATGCAACAGCATTGGGTTCAGTGCTGAGTGACGACGATCTCGTCTGGATTCACGATTACCACCTCTTCTTCGTGGGAGAGGAGCTCCGGCGCCTGGGATGGAAAGGCAAGTTGGGGTTCTTCCTTCACATACCATTCCCGGCAGCCGACATCTTCTCCATCCTGCCCTGGTCTCGAGACATCCTGGCGTCGATGCTGTCGTTCGACTTGATCGGCGTTCATACAAGGCGTTACCTGTTTAACCTTGTGGACGCCTTCGGATCTGAACTCGGGGGCGACTGGAACGGAATAGACCTCGGCTACGGGGAACGGTCGTCGAGATTGGGCGTCTACCCCATCGGCATCGATCCGTCCACTTTTCAGAACGCAGCCAGGAGCTCAAGTGAGTCTCTCAAGCGCATGTTGAACTTGGACCCATCGACCCAGGTCATCATAGGTGTAGATCGTCTGGACTACACCAAGGGAATTCCCCACCGACTCCAAGCGTACTCCAGGATGCTCGAGCAGCACCGCCAGATTCAAGGCAAAGTCACTTTTGTTCAGATATCCAACCCATCGCGAGCACGCGTGCCTGAGTACATCCGGGAACGCGAGACAGTTGAGCGACTTACCGGCGAGATTAACGGACGCTACTCAGATGGCGCCTGGATTCCGGTGCGTTATCTGTACCGTCAGTTCAGTCAGGAGAGTCTCGCGGCCTTCTACAGGGACGCCGACGTCAACATGGTCACTCCGATCAGGGATGGCATGAACCTGATTGCCAAGGAGTTTGTAGTCTCGCAGCTTGACGACCCTGGCGTGCTCATGCTGTCGAGTCTGACGGGCGCGGCTGCCGAACTCACCGATGCCGTGATAGTTAACCCGTATGACATAGACGGAATGGCACGGTCCCTTTACAATGCGCTCAGAATGCCTCTTGCCGAGCGCAAGTCCCGATGGCAGCGTATGAACGAGGCTGTAATACGCAACACTGCCTCTGGGTGGAGCTCCACCTTCACGTCAGACCTCGAAACAGCGAATTTGGGACTCCTCGCGCGGACATCGGTGCTAAAATTTGGGTACTGA
- a CDS encoding FAD-dependent oxidoreductase, whose translation MTNTALTVYGAPWCPDCRRSKQFLGEQRVPYEWIDIDLDESARKYVSSINDGKQIIPTIVFEDGSFLAEPSNAELAAKLGINPRAERQHYDLIVIGGGPAGLTASLYAAREGIDTLVIERSGVGGQAGVTERIDNYPGFPDGIGGGDLADRIRAQVERFGVEVLPAQAVTSVSAQGQYKVVSTESGDDYSATAVLLTPGARYRRLNVPGEEDLIGAGVHFCATCDGPFYKGEQVVVVGGGNSGVEEGLFLTRFADKVTLLERGDQLRASRILREKADAHPDLEVRLRTQVQEFRGTPKLESVVTVDDDGQVNEIPASGAFIFIGLDPNTSFIEGSVDLDERRAILTAASMETSVEGVFAAGDARSGSTKQLTAAVGEGATAALMIREYLKDAQGDRGY comes from the coding sequence ATGACCAACACAGCATTGACCGTATATGGCGCCCCCTGGTGCCCAGACTGCCGTCGATCCAAGCAGTTCCTCGGCGAACAGCGAGTCCCATACGAGTGGATAGACATCGATCTCGACGAGAGTGCCCGCAAATACGTCAGCAGCATCAACGATGGCAAGCAGATCATCCCTACGATCGTCTTCGAGGATGGCTCGTTCCTTGCGGAGCCGTCCAACGCCGAACTCGCCGCCAAGCTCGGCATTAACCCAAGGGCAGAGCGGCAACACTACGATCTGATCGTCATTGGAGGTGGCCCCGCTGGCCTCACAGCGTCCCTGTACGCTGCACGTGAGGGCATTGACACTCTCGTCATCGAGCGCAGCGGCGTCGGAGGCCAGGCAGGCGTGACGGAGCGTATCGACAACTACCCCGGCTTTCCAGATGGCATAGGAGGTGGCGACCTCGCCGATAGGATCCGCGCCCAGGTGGAGCGCTTTGGTGTCGAGGTGCTACCGGCTCAGGCCGTGACTTCTGTCAGTGCGCAGGGACAGTACAAAGTAGTAAGCACCGAGAGTGGAGATGACTACTCGGCGACCGCCGTTCTTCTCACTCCTGGGGCCCGTTATCGTCGACTGAACGTTCCGGGCGAGGAAGACCTCATCGGGGCCGGTGTCCACTTCTGCGCCACCTGTGACGGCCCCTTCTACAAAGGTGAGCAGGTGGTGGTGGTAGGCGGTGGCAACAGCGGCGTGGAGGAGGGCCTATTCCTGACCCGCTTTGCCGACAAGGTCACTCTTCTGGAACGTGGAGACCAGTTGCGAGCGAGCCGCATCCTCAGGGAGAAGGCTGACGCTCATCCCGATCTCGAGGTACGCCTGCGCACACAGGTTCAGGAATTCAGGGGAACGCCCAAGCTGGAGTCCGTCGTTACCGTCGACGATGATGGTCAGGTTAACGAGATCCCCGCCTCTGGCGCATTCATCTTCATCGGCCTCGACCCGAACACCTCGTTTATTGAAGGATCGGTCGATCTCGACGAGCGACGCGCTATCCTGACTGCTGCTTCGATGGAGACCAGCGTTGAAGGCGTCTTCGCTGCAGGTGATGCCAGGTCCGGAAGTACCAAGCAGCTCACAGCCGCTGTGGGAGAGGGAGCTACCGCCGCCCTTATGATCCGGGAGTACCTGAAGGACGCGCAGGGGGATCGGGGATACTAG
- a CDS encoding amidohydrolase family protein, which yields MPDSPDFTILKAARLIDGNGGPVSEQAAIMLQGNTISQIGTHETVQAPEGASVREVDYGDATILPGLVDSHVHLIGIGDGRAGDELVTLPDEVLTVQAAQNVRRHLYSGVTTVRDCGAKNRTTFLLRDAVEMGIVPSPRLVLAGRPVAIIGGHLSYFGIQATGEHECRAAVRQLIKEGADFIKITATGGSTRTSFPLRPSFNVDELSAICEEAHKFGKHAAAHCASSQGMANVLAAGIDTIIHGVHKEADGSDVYRPEITEKIAEQGVYVNPTLGGAVTRIRMLENTADLTSSRQAELDAMREASEIRMENVARMVDAGVVMSAGSDTAWGFYQMGDFQTEIEAHAMAGMTNMQAIVSATRDAAKSCWIDDSVGTLETGKQGDVLVVNGNPVDDINALRNVTDVYLAGNLVDRQALV from the coding sequence ATGCCGGATAGTCCTGATTTTACGATCCTAAAAGCTGCGAGACTCATCGACGGCAACGGCGGACCTGTGTCCGAGCAGGCAGCAATCATGCTGCAAGGCAACACCATCAGCCAGATAGGCACACATGAGACAGTGCAGGCCCCCGAGGGTGCGTCAGTTCGAGAGGTGGACTACGGCGACGCCACCATTCTGCCCGGACTCGTGGACAGCCATGTCCACCTCATTGGCATTGGCGACGGTCGTGCCGGCGACGAGCTGGTGACCCTCCCGGACGAAGTCCTCACCGTACAGGCGGCCCAGAACGTCAGGCGACATCTCTACTCGGGCGTCACCACCGTACGTGACTGCGGCGCTAAGAATCGCACGACCTTCCTGCTTAGAGATGCAGTCGAAATGGGCATCGTCCCCTCTCCGAGACTCGTCCTCGCAGGCAGGCCCGTGGCAATCATCGGTGGCCACCTGAGCTATTTCGGTATCCAGGCTACCGGCGAGCACGAGTGCCGCGCCGCCGTGCGACAGCTTATCAAGGAGGGCGCTGACTTCATCAAGATCACCGCCACAGGAGGCAGCACACGCACCAGCTTCCCGCTGCGACCGTCGTTCAATGTCGACGAACTGTCTGCAATCTGCGAGGAGGCCCACAAATTCGGCAAGCACGCTGCCGCACACTGCGCCTCATCCCAGGGCATGGCGAACGTGCTTGCCGCCGGCATCGATACGATCATCCACGGTGTTCACAAGGAGGCAGACGGCTCCGATGTGTACCGACCTGAGATCACCGAGAAGATCGCTGAACAGGGCGTGTACGTCAATCCCACACTTGGCGGGGCCGTAACCCGCATCCGAATGCTGGAGAACACGGCCGACCTCACGTCATCCCGGCAGGCAGAGTTGGATGCGATGCGAGAGGCTTCCGAAATCCGTATGGAAAACGTTGCCCGCATGGTGGATGCTGGCGTCGTCATGAGCGCCGGTTCTGACACGGCCTGGGGTTTCTACCAGATGGGTGACTTCCAGACCGAGATCGAAGCCCACGCCATGGCGGGAATGACCAACATGCAGGCGATAGTCTCCGCAACCAGGGACGCCGCAAAGTCATGCTGGATCGATGACTCTGTGGGGACGCTGGAAACTGGTAAACAGGGAGACGTGCTGGTGGTCAACGGCAACCCAGTCGATGACATCAACGCGCTTCGGAACGTGACCGACGTGTACCTTGCCGGAAATCTAGTCGACAGGCAAGCTCTGGTCTAG
- a CDS encoding sulfurtransferase: MAEQPAHPESIVSTQWVADNLGNSDVVLVEVDVDTAAYDQGHVPGAVGWNWSTQLNDQLTRDILTREQMESLLGGSGIGNDTTVVLYGDNNNWFATYAFWQMRMYGHDDLKIMDGGRQKWIDEGRETSMDAPSVEATAYTASNPDTSIRATRDYVLGVATTDNSTDLVDVRAPEEFDGTLLAPAHLPQEGSQRGGHIPGAANVPWATAVAADGTFKSVEELREIYEGKGITGEGETIAYCRIGERSSHTWFVLSQILGHGKVRNYDGSWTEYGSIVGAPIEK, encoded by the coding sequence ATGGCAGAGCAACCTGCACACCCTGAATCAATCGTTTCGACCCAGTGGGTCGCAGACAATCTTGGAAACTCAGACGTCGTGCTCGTAGAGGTTGACGTCGACACAGCCGCATACGACCAGGGACACGTGCCCGGGGCAGTCGGCTGGAACTGGTCGACACAGCTTAACGACCAGCTCACGCGCGACATCCTGACTCGCGAGCAGATGGAGAGTCTTCTCGGCGGGTCTGGCATCGGCAACGACACTACGGTCGTTCTGTATGGCGACAACAACAACTGGTTCGCCACATATGCGTTCTGGCAGATGCGGATGTACGGACACGACGACCTGAAGATCATGGACGGCGGTCGCCAGAAGTGGATCGACGAGGGGCGGGAGACTTCAATGGATGCACCGTCCGTCGAGGCGACCGCATACACGGCATCCAATCCAGACACGTCGATTCGCGCGACGCGAGACTACGTTCTGGGAGTCGCGACCACCGACAACAGCACCGACCTGGTTGACGTCCGAGCGCCTGAGGAGTTTGATGGCACGCTGCTGGCTCCGGCCCACCTTCCACAGGAGGGTTCCCAGCGCGGTGGACACATCCCTGGGGCGGCGAACGTACCCTGGGCAACAGCCGTCGCCGCGGACGGTACGTTCAAGTCGGTAGAAGAGCTCCGTGAGATCTACGAGGGCAAGGGAATCACCGGCGAGGGTGAGACCATAGCCTATTGCAGGATTGGTGAGCGCAGCTCGCACACCTGGTTCGTTCTGAGCCAGATCCTCGGGCACGGCAAGGTGCGTAACTACGACGGCTCGTGGACTGAGTACGGTTCCATCGTGGGAGCGCCAATCGAAAAGTAG